A portion of the Stigmatella aurantiaca DW4/3-1 genome contains these proteins:
- a CDS encoding M28 family metallopeptidase encodes MSLLRICACSLLIPALGHAKAPSLAAQRWWSHVEALASDGMEGRDTGSAGYVRAAEYVAAKLAEAGVQPGVGTGFLQEVPLQSRRLVREKSRLALVREGGEEPLLLGQDLILSPGSSRAGPVEAGLVFAGYGLTIPEAGHDDLAGLDLRGKVLVVLSGGTPPGVASNLAAHYKSREELARTYARAGVVGMLMVRNPRTQEMPWERAAGSMLQPAMMLAKPTEQEEGGIPLLGSINPLSADKLFAGSGHTFGELVALADSGKPMPRFALPASVRGHLELEQSQLHSFNVVGRLPGGDPALAEEAVVLTAHLDHVGFGQPVNGDSLYNGAMDNATGVAALLEVARSFQESKGRKPRRTILFVAVTAEEKGLLGSRWFAEHPPEGTGRVVANVNTDMFLPLTPLKRIIAYGKEESSLAVPLKASAARMGIEVLPDPNPDANTFVRSDQYSFIRQGVPALSLKFGYRKGSAEEALFKEWRMKRYHAPADDLSQPMDREAAVHFVKLLADLTQRIADAPSRPRWNGDSFFKRFESPPASSSPTP; translated from the coding sequence ATGAGCCTTCTTCGAATCTGTGCCTGCTCGCTGCTGATCCCTGCGCTCGGCCATGCGAAGGCGCCCTCCCTCGCGGCGCAGCGGTGGTGGTCGCACGTGGAGGCGCTGGCCAGTGACGGGATGGAGGGCCGCGATACGGGCAGTGCGGGCTATGTCCGCGCCGCCGAGTACGTGGCGGCGAAGCTGGCCGAGGCGGGGGTTCAGCCTGGGGTGGGCACGGGGTTTCTGCAGGAGGTCCCCCTCCAGTCACGACGGCTGGTGCGCGAGAAAAGCCGGCTGGCGCTGGTTCGGGAGGGAGGGGAAGAGCCGTTGCTGCTCGGCCAGGATCTGATTCTGAGCCCTGGCTCGAGCCGCGCGGGGCCCGTGGAGGCCGGGCTCGTCTTCGCCGGGTATGGGCTGACCATTCCAGAGGCTGGACATGACGATCTGGCGGGGTTGGATCTCCGGGGCAAGGTGCTGGTCGTCCTGAGCGGAGGAACGCCGCCGGGCGTGGCGAGCAACCTCGCCGCGCACTACAAGTCGCGGGAGGAGCTCGCACGCACGTATGCCCGTGCAGGCGTCGTGGGCATGTTGATGGTGAGGAATCCCCGGACGCAGGAGATGCCTTGGGAGCGGGCCGCGGGAAGCATGCTGCAACCGGCGATGATGCTGGCCAAGCCCACCGAGCAGGAGGAGGGCGGCATTCCGTTGTTGGGGAGCATCAACCCATTGAGCGCGGACAAGCTCTTCGCGGGCAGTGGCCACACCTTCGGGGAGCTGGTAGCCCTGGCGGATTCGGGCAAGCCGATGCCACGCTTCGCGCTGCCCGCCTCGGTCCGGGGCCATCTCGAACTCGAGCAGTCGCAGCTCCATTCGTTCAATGTCGTGGGCCGTCTGCCGGGGGGGGATCCAGCGCTGGCGGAGGAGGCCGTGGTGCTCACGGCGCACTTGGACCACGTGGGCTTCGGTCAGCCCGTGAACGGTGACAGCCTCTACAACGGTGCCATGGACAACGCCACGGGCGTGGCCGCGCTGCTGGAGGTGGCCCGGTCCTTTCAGGAGAGCAAGGGACGGAAGCCGCGCCGGACCATCCTGTTCGTGGCCGTGACGGCGGAGGAGAAAGGGCTGCTGGGCTCGCGCTGGTTCGCCGAGCATCCTCCCGAGGGCACGGGGCGGGTGGTGGCCAACGTGAACACGGACATGTTCCTGCCCCTGACACCGCTCAAGCGGATCATCGCCTATGGGAAGGAGGAGTCCTCCCTGGCCGTGCCCTTGAAAGCCAGTGCCGCGCGCATGGGCATCGAGGTGCTGCCGGATCCCAATCCCGATGCGAACACCTTCGTGAGGAGTGATCAGTACAGCTTCATTCGCCAGGGGGTGCCGGCGCTGTCCCTCAAGTTCGGTTACCGCAAGGGCTCGGCGGAGGAGGCCCTCTTCAAGGAGTGGCGCATGAAGCGCTACCACGCCCCCGCCGATGATCTGTCTCAGCCCATGGACCGCGAGGCGGCCGTCCACTTCGTGAAGCTCCTGGCGGATCTCACGCAGCGGATCGCGGATGCCCCCTCCCGGCCTCGCTGGAACGGGGACAGCTTCTTCAAGCGGTTCGAATCGCCCCCTGCGTCCAGTTCCCCCACGCCATGA
- a CDS encoding aldo/keto reductase — protein MATQNKHLPRQLGTHGPKVFPLALGCMGMSGMYGPSDEHESIATIHAAIDQGITLLDTGDFYGMGHNEMLIGRALKDRRDKALLSVKFGALRGPDASWGGYDARPAAVKNFLAYSLTRLGVDHIDIYRPSRLDPQVPIEETIGAIADLVKAGYVRAIGLSEVGPETLRRAHAVHPISDLQIEYSLVSRSPEEAIFPVLSELGIGVTAYGVLSRGLLSGSSTTGKGDFRAHLPRFSGENLARNQRLVDTLKSIASDKRVSASQLAIAWVLAKGQSIVPVIGARKRSQLEESLGALRIALSPSELKTIEAALPASEVAGTRYAEQQMKQLDSER, from the coding sequence ATGGCAACGCAGAACAAGCACCTCCCCCGGCAGCTCGGGACCCACGGCCCGAAGGTCTTCCCCCTGGCGCTCGGGTGCATGGGAATGTCCGGCATGTACGGCCCCTCGGATGAGCACGAGAGCATCGCCACCATCCACGCCGCCATCGACCAGGGCATCACACTGCTCGACACAGGTGACTTCTATGGCATGGGACACAACGAGATGCTCATCGGCCGCGCGCTCAAGGACCGCCGGGACAAGGCCCTGCTCTCGGTGAAGTTCGGCGCCCTGCGCGGCCCCGATGCTTCCTGGGGCGGCTATGACGCCCGCCCCGCGGCGGTGAAGAACTTCCTGGCCTACAGCCTGACCCGGCTGGGCGTGGACCACATCGACATCTACCGCCCCTCCCGCCTCGACCCTCAGGTTCCCATCGAGGAGACCATTGGCGCCATCGCGGACCTGGTGAAGGCGGGCTATGTGCGCGCCATCGGCCTGTCCGAAGTGGGGCCGGAGACCCTCCGGCGGGCCCACGCCGTCCACCCCATCAGCGACCTTCAAATCGAGTACTCCCTGGTGAGCCGGAGCCCCGAGGAAGCCATCTTCCCCGTCCTCTCCGAGCTGGGCATCGGCGTCACCGCCTACGGCGTGCTCTCCCGAGGCCTGCTCAGCGGCTCCTCCACCACGGGCAAGGGAGACTTTCGGGCGCACCTGCCGCGCTTCTCGGGAGAAAACCTCGCGCGGAACCAGCGCCTCGTGGACACGCTGAAGTCCATCGCCTCGGACAAGCGGGTCAGCGCCTCCCAGCTCGCCATCGCCTGGGTGCTCGCCAAGGGGCAGAGCATCGTCCCCGTCATCGGCGCCCGGAAGCGGAGCCAGCTCGAGGAGTCGCTGGGCGCACTCCGCATCGCGCTGTCCCCCTCGGAGCTGAAGACCATCGAGGCGGCCCTCCCCGCCTCCGAGGTCGCCGGGACGCGCTACGCCGAGCAGCAGATGAAGCAGCTCGACAGCGAGCGGTGA
- a CDS encoding winged helix-turn-helix transcriptional regulator, translating to MASDGQPEKEALVREILGRVADKWTLIIIDILAEEGELRFTRIRERASGVSQKMLTQTLRQMERDGLVTRRVYPVVPPRVDYKLTPLGESLGEAVCAMWLWVEKHFEEVVRARQAFALQTASAPGPSIP from the coding sequence GTGGCGTCAGACGGTCAGCCCGAGAAGGAAGCGCTCGTCCGGGAGATCCTCGGGCGGGTGGCGGACAAGTGGACGTTGATCATCATCGATATCCTGGCGGAAGAGGGGGAGTTGCGCTTCACGCGGATTCGCGAGCGTGCCAGCGGCGTGAGCCAGAAGATGCTCACCCAAACGCTGCGGCAGATGGAGCGGGATGGGCTCGTGACACGCCGGGTGTACCCGGTCGTCCCGCCCCGGGTGGATTACAAGCTCACGCCGCTCGGAGAGAGCCTGGGCGAGGCGGTCTGTGCCATGTGGCTCTGGGTCGAGAAGCACTTCGAGGAGGTCGTCCGGGCCCGCCAGGCGTTCGCGCTTCAGACTGCTTCCGCGCCGGGACCGTCCATTCCATGA